The Cervus canadensis isolate Bull #8, Minnesota chromosome 29, ASM1932006v1, whole genome shotgun sequence genome includes a window with the following:
- the LOC122431250 gene encoding interferon-induced transmembrane protein 3-like, with amino-acid sequence MNRTPQPFFTGAHGAVPPAYEVLKEEHEVAVLGAPQSQAPVTTTVINIRSETAVPDHIVWSLFNTIFMNCCCLGFVAFAYSVKSRDRKMIGDIIGAQSYASTAKCLNICALVLGLLLIIILIIIVSTGSLMILQALSELIQNHGGH; translated from the exons ATGAACCGCACACCCCAGCCCTTCTTCACTGGGGCCCACGGGGCGGTGCCCCCAGCCTACGAGGTGCTGAAGGAGGAGCACGAGGTGGCCGTGCTGGGGGCGCCCCAGAGCCAGGCGCCCGTGACGACCACGGTGATCAACATCCGCAGCGAGACCGCCGTGCCCGACCACATCGTGTGGTCTCTGTTCAACACCATCTTCATGAACTGCTGCTGCCTGGGCTTCGTGGCATTCGCCTACTCTGTGAAG TCTAGGGACCGGAAGATGATCGGCGACATCATTGGGGCCCAGAGCTACGCCTCCACCGCCAAGTGCCTGAACATCTGCGCCCTGGTCCTGGGCCTCCTTCTGATTATCATCCTCATCATCATTGTGTCCACCGGCTCCCTGATGATTCTTCAAGCACTCTCGGAGCTCATACAGAACCATGGAGGCCACTAG
- the IFITM5 gene encoding interferon-induced transmembrane protein 5 — protein MDTSYPREDPRAPTPRKADGNTHTALTLGAPRPPPRDHLIWSVFSTLYLNLCCLGFLALAYSIKARDQKVAGDLEAARRLGSKAKCYNILATVWALVPPLLLLALVVTGALHLSRLAKGSAAFFSTKFDDSDYD, from the exons ATGGACACGTCGTACCCCCGCGAGGACCCCCGGGCCCCGACGCCCCGCAAGGCCGACGGCAACACCCACACGGCCCTGACGCTGGGGGCGCCCCGACCCCCACCTCGAGACCACTTGATCTGGTCTGTGTTCAGCACCCTCTACCTGAACCTGTGCTGCCTCGGCTTCCTGGCGCTGGCCTACTCCATCAAG GCCCGAGACCAGAAGGTGGCTGGAGATCTGGAGGCAGCCCGGCGTCTCGGCTCCAAAGCCAAGTGCTACAACATCCTGGCCACGGTGTGGGCGCTGGTGCcgccactgctgctgctggcgCTGGTGGTGACCGGCGCCCTGCACCTGTCTCGGCTGGCCAAGGGCTCCGCCGCCTTCTTCAGCACCAAGTTCGATGACTCCGACTATGACTGA
- the LOC122430804 gene encoding interferon-induced transmembrane protein 1-like, giving the protein MDHIDPPAQAMIKEEHEVAMLGAPQSQAPVTTTVISIPSETSVPDHIVWSLFNTIFMNSCCLGFVAFAYSVKSRDRKMVGDITGAQSYASTAKCLNIWALVLGIFLTIGSIVLLVFVYRGAYQMSLEMMKNRGY; this is encoded by the exons atggac CACATCGATCCCCCTGCACAAGCCATGATCAAGGAGGAGCACGAGGTGGCCATGCTGGGGGCACCCCAGAGCCAGGCGCCTGTGACAACCACGGTGATCAGCATCCCCAGCGAGACCTCTGTTCCCGACCACATCGTGTGGTCCCTGTTCAACACCATCTTCATGAACTCGTGCTGCCTGGGCTTCGTGGCATTCGCCTACTCTGTGAAG TCTAGGGACCGGAAGATGGTCGGTGACATCACTGGGGCCCAGAGCTACGCCTCCACCGCCAAGTGCCTGAACATCTGGGCCCTGGTCCTGGGCATCTTTCTGACCATTGGATCAATCGTTCTTCTCGTTTTTGTCTACCGGGGAGCCTACCAGATGAGTTTGGAGATGATGAAAAATAGAGGATACTAG